The Paenibacillus pabuli DNA segment GAATTCGAAGAAATGAAGAAGCATACGTTATACGGATATGAGATTGTTAAAGAGTCCACACAAGATGAGATTCTTGCAACGGTCGCCCTACAGCATCACGAGCGGGAAGACGGAAGTGGCTATCCCCATGGACTGAAAGGGAACGACATACATCCGTATGCCCGTATTACGGCCGTAGCTGACGTTTACAGCGCCATGACGACCAACCGGGTATATCAGACCAAGCAGGAGTTAATCTCCGTGCTGTGCGAGTTGTACAGCCTGAGCTTTGGCCAATTAAATGGAGAAGCTACCCAGGAGCTCATCAAACACATGCTGCCCAATTTTATAGGCAAAAGAGTGCTGCTCACCTCGGGGGAAACTGGCATCATCGTCTTGAATAACCAAACAGACTATTTCCGTCCACTCGTTCAGACATCCACAGCCTTTATTGATTTAGCGAAAGAAAGAGATATCGCCATCGTCGAAATTTATATTCAATAGTTCAATCGTTTGATAGCAGCACTTAGCAAAATGAATGACCTTGAAGAATTACATTACAAGAACTTATTTATTTTATGAAAGTAAAAAAGGGAAGCCGGATCTCGGCTTCCCTTTTGCTTTATTCAGACTTGTTGCGCGTATTAGACGTAGAATGCTTTAGTGATGATGACCAACAGAATGAACAATACCAAGATTGCACCTGTCGATGTGAATGGGTTGTATCCACCTACGCCGCCTACGTTGCCACCACAACCATATCCTACTTCGCTCATGTGATTGCCTCCTCTTCATCAGGTATACCCTAACATATGATCTTGCAGGGTAAGTGAACCGGGCGAAATGGCAATATTCAATAAATGGTTTCCTGCCTGCTCTATTCTTGGTTGAATCCTCATCAGCTCACACGGTCTAATTTTTCGGATCAGACGAGACCTGGATTCCTTTCTCTTTGCGATACATAATAACGAGCAGTCGCCAGAAGTCGTAACTGCCTGTATCCGTCATGATAAAAGAACGATAGTAATGATAAGCTTCAGCTGCCCAAGGCGGACAGGGCATATTGGAAAGGTTCTTCTGCTGCGCGATCCAAGACGCTTGAGCTTCCAGTGTCTTTTCCATCGCTTCAAAAGCTTTCTTCTCTTCATTTGTCATCGGCAGAGCCTCCTGCTCTTCAGATGTGGTACCGAATTCCGATTGCAAATATGCTCCCGGCTCAACCACTCCATCCACACTGGCTGTATACCCGTAAGAAGGGGCACTCGTTTTGCGAATTTCATAATGGACATGGGGGCCTGTACTCTGCCCCGTACTCCCTTGGTTGCCCAAGAGCTGACCTCGCTTCACCCGTTGACCCACTCTAACCGCAATTCGCGACAGATGGGCATAACAATGCAGATACCCACGATGATCCTGTACAGCCACTGTAAGCCCGTAACCGCCGAATCCGGAGCCCGTAGCTCCTTCAGCAGCAAACCGTATGGTCCCTTCCATAAAGGCGTACACAGGACCATTCCAAGGTTCTGTGACGAGGTCAATTCCCCGATGGAAGGTCTGTCCACCATGAATCGGATGAATGCGATAACCAAACGAACTTGTAATGCGATACCCTTCAAAAGGATTGAAGCTCATAGATTCACCATCCTTTTCTATCAATAGATGCAGCAATCTATGAAATCGCTTGTGCTGTTGAACCTATTTTATGCTAAAAACAGCAATTCAACCATCCGGTTTTCTGCTATACAAGTCCGTCTATTCGTATATATCAGATTATTTTCGTGCTCAAAAAAAAAAGGACCGGAGGAAACATCCCCCGGTCCTTGTGCATGCAGCAATTAACCAATGCTGCCTTCCATTTCGAACTTGATCAATCTGTTCATTTCTACCGCATATTCCATTGGCAATTCCTTGGTGAACGGCTCAATGAAGCCCATGATGATCATTTGTGTTGCTTCAGCTTCGGTCAGACCACGGCTCATCAGATAGAAGAGTTGGTCCTCAGATACTTTCGATACCGTAGCTTCATGCTCCAGCATAATGTTATCATTCATGATTTCATTGTAAGGAATTGTATCGGATGTGGACTCATTATCCAGAATGAGCGTATCACATTTGATATTGGACTTGGCACCTTCTGCTTGACGACCAAAGGAAGCCAGACCACGGTATGTTACTTTACCACCATGCTTACTGATGGACTTGGATACAATCGTTGAAGTAGTATCCGGAGCCAAGTGGATCATTTTCGCACCTGCATCCTGATGCTGATTTTTACCAGCTACAGCGATGGAAAGTACGGAACCTTTTGCTCCACGGCCTTTCAATACAACGGCTGGATATTTCATCGTCAGTTTGGAACCAATGTTACCATCGACCCATTCCATCGTTGCATTTTCTTCAGCAACTGCACGTTTGGTTACCAGGTTGTAGATGTTTGGTGCCCAGTTTTG contains these protein-coding regions:
- a CDS encoding YjcZ family sporulation protein, whose amino-acid sequence is MSEVGYGCGGNVGGVGGYNPFTSTGAILVLFILLVIITKAFYV
- a CDS encoding M23 family metallopeptidase, which gives rise to MSFNPFEGYRITSSFGYRIHPIHGGQTFHRGIDLVTEPWNGPVYAFMEGTIRFAAEGATGSGFGGYGLTVAVQDHRGYLHCYAHLSRIAVRVGQRVKRGQLLGNQGSTGQSTGPHVHYEIRKTSAPSYGYTASVDGVVEPGAYLQSEFGTTSEEQEALPMTNEEKKAFEAMEKTLEAQASWIAQQKNLSNMPCPPWAAEAYHYYRSFIMTDTGSYDFWRLLVIMYRKEKGIQVSSDPKN